The Amycolatopsis sp. 195334CR genome window below encodes:
- the hrpA gene encoding ATP-dependent RNA helicase HrpA, translating into MSAKSPLDGLRSRLPELMPRDRSRLRRRLEGARKARDVEAVAARIEADIAAAEQRVANRRAAVPKLSYPAELPVSQRKDDIAAAIRDHQVVIVAGETGSGKTTQLPKICLELGRGVLGQIGHTQPRRLAARTVAERIADELSTQVGETVGYKVRFTDQGDENTLVKLMTDGILLAEIQGDRMLRQYDTLIIDEAHERSLNIDFILGYLKQLLPRRPDLKVIITSATIDPERFSRHFDDAPIVEVSGRTYPVEVRYRPIIDPEDPDADPDRDQISAISDAVAELAAEGPGDVLVFLSGEREIRDTADALSKQDLRNTEILPLYARLSSAEQHRVFQRHTGRRVVLATNVAETSLTVPGIKYVVDPGTARISRYSHRTKVQRLPIEAVSQASANQRKGRCGRTSDGICIRLYSEDDFLARPEFTDPEILRTNLASVILQMTSLGLGDIAAFPFVEPPDRRQITDGVNLLQELGAFDASATEVKDRLTDVGRKLAQLPVDPRLGRMVLEAAKAGCVREVLVIASALSIQDPRERPADKQQAAGEKHARFADKTSDFLAYLNLWQYLHEQQRELSGNQFRRLCKAEFLNYLRVREWQDVHSQLRRLTKQLGVTPNTTDADPQQVHTALIAGLLSHIGLKDPAKGDYLGARGARFSVFPGSALFKKQPRLVMSAELVETSRLWGRVNARIEPEWVEPLAAHVVKRSYSEPHWERKQGAVMALEKVTLYGVPLVADRRVNYGRIDPELSRDLFIRNALVEGDWQTSHKFFHENRALLAEVEDLEHRARRRDILVDDQTLFEFYDQRLGAEVVSARHFDTWWKKTRREQPDLLSFEKSMLINATAGDVSAADYPDTWTTPEGIPVKLTYQFEPGADADGVTAHVPLPVLNQVTADGFDWQVPGLREELVTALIKSLPKPIRRNFVPAPDHAKLVLSRVSPADGPLLDVLGDELEALRGVPVPPESWQPGAVPEHLKVTFRVVDGKKKLAEGKDLEALRQRLTGELRASISKAADNVERAGLSSPAFGEVPKVFERKQRGLEVKAYPALVDEGETVAVRMLETPAEQEHSMWLGTRKLLRLNVPSPMKFINRNLGNQAKLVLNRNPHGSVAALLEDCVNCAIDELMAAGGGPTWDEAGFAVLLQRVRAGLNATVVRVLADVEQVLRASIDVETRLTEVRGPALAESLADIRQQLGELVFPGFVTATGSARLPDLVRYLRAIERRLDKLPSDPARDVERLREVHWLRDEYKSLVDAQPRGTSSGALRDVRWMIEELRVSFFAQTLRTAYPVSVKRVLRAMDDAVVPAG; encoded by the coding sequence ATGTCTGCGAAATCCCCCCTCGATGGCCTCCGGTCCCGCCTGCCGGAATTGATGCCGCGCGACCGGTCCCGGCTGCGACGGCGGCTGGAAGGTGCCCGCAAGGCGCGTGACGTCGAGGCGGTCGCCGCGCGGATCGAGGCCGACATCGCCGCCGCCGAGCAGCGCGTGGCGAACCGGCGGGCCGCCGTGCCGAAGCTCAGCTACCCGGCGGAACTGCCGGTCAGCCAGCGCAAGGACGACATCGCCGCGGCCATCCGCGACCACCAGGTGGTGATCGTGGCGGGGGAGACCGGCTCGGGCAAGACCACGCAGCTGCCGAAGATCTGCCTCGAACTCGGGCGCGGCGTGCTCGGCCAGATCGGCCACACCCAGCCGCGGCGCCTCGCCGCGCGCACGGTGGCCGAGCGCATCGCTGACGAGCTGTCCACGCAGGTCGGCGAAACCGTCGGCTACAAGGTGCGGTTCACCGACCAGGGTGACGAGAACACCCTGGTGAAGCTGATGACCGACGGCATCCTGCTGGCCGAGATCCAGGGCGACCGGATGCTCCGGCAGTACGACACGCTGATCATCGACGAGGCGCACGAGCGCAGCCTCAACATCGACTTCATCCTGGGCTACCTCAAGCAGCTGCTGCCGCGCCGCCCCGACCTCAAGGTGATCATCACCTCGGCCACCATCGATCCCGAGCGGTTCTCCCGGCACTTCGACGACGCGCCGATCGTCGAGGTCTCCGGCCGCACCTACCCGGTCGAGGTGCGGTACCGGCCGATCATCGACCCGGAGGACCCCGACGCCGATCCCGACCGCGACCAGATCTCGGCGATCTCCGACGCGGTGGCCGAGCTGGCCGCCGAGGGGCCCGGCGACGTGCTGGTGTTCCTGTCCGGGGAGCGCGAGATCCGCGACACCGCCGACGCGCTGTCCAAACAGGACCTGCGCAACACCGAGATCCTGCCGCTGTACGCGCGGTTGTCCTCGGCCGAGCAGCACCGGGTGTTCCAGCGGCACACCGGGCGCCGGGTGGTGCTGGCCACGAACGTCGCCGAGACCTCGCTGACCGTGCCCGGCATCAAGTACGTGGTGGACCCGGGCACCGCGCGCATCTCCCGCTACAGCCACCGCACGAAGGTGCAGCGGCTGCCGATCGAGGCGGTCTCGCAGGCGTCGGCGAACCAGCGCAAGGGCCGCTGCGGCCGCACCTCGGACGGCATCTGCATCCGGCTGTACTCCGAGGACGACTTCCTGGCGCGCCCGGAGTTCACCGATCCGGAGATCCTGCGCACCAACCTCGCCTCGGTCATCCTGCAGATGACCTCGCTCGGCCTGGGCGACATCGCCGCCTTCCCGTTCGTCGAGCCGCCGGACCGCCGCCAGATCACCGACGGGGTGAACCTGCTCCAGGAACTGGGTGCCTTCGACGCCTCGGCCACGGAGGTCAAGGACCGGCTCACCGACGTCGGCCGCAAGCTGGCCCAGCTGCCGGTGGACCCGCGCCTGGGGCGGATGGTGCTGGAGGCGGCGAAGGCGGGCTGCGTGCGCGAGGTGCTGGTGATCGCCTCTGCTCTGTCCATTCAGGACCCGCGCGAGCGCCCGGCGGACAAGCAGCAGGCGGCGGGCGAGAAGCACGCGCGCTTCGCCGACAAGACCTCGGACTTCCTCGCCTACCTGAACCTGTGGCAGTACCTGCACGAGCAGCAGCGCGAGCTGTCCGGCAACCAGTTCCGCAGGCTGTGCAAGGCGGAGTTCCTGAACTACCTGCGGGTGCGGGAGTGGCAGGACGTGCACAGCCAGCTGCGGCGGCTGACCAAGCAGCTGGGCGTCACCCCGAACACCACCGACGCCGACCCGCAGCAGGTGCACACCGCGCTGATCGCCGGCCTGCTCTCGCACATCGGGCTCAAGGACCCGGCCAAGGGCGACTACCTCGGCGCGCGGGGTGCGCGGTTCTCGGTGTTCCCCGGTTCGGCGTTGTTCAAGAAGCAGCCGCGCCTGGTGATGTCGGCCGAGCTGGTGGAGACCTCGCGCCTGTGGGGCCGGGTCAACGCGCGCATCGAGCCGGAGTGGGTGGAGCCGCTGGCCGCGCACGTGGTCAAGCGCAGTTACTCCGAGCCGCACTGGGAGCGCAAGCAGGGCGCGGTGATGGCGCTGGAGAAGGTCACCCTCTACGGCGTGCCGCTGGTGGCCGACCGCCGGGTGAACTACGGGCGCATCGATCCCGAGCTCTCCCGCGACCTGTTCATCCGCAACGCGCTCGTCGAGGGCGACTGGCAGACCAGCCACAAGTTCTTCCACGAGAACCGCGCGCTGCTCGCCGAGGTCGAGGACCTGGAGCACCGAGCCCGCCGCCGCGACATCCTGGTCGACGACCAGACCCTGTTCGAGTTCTACGACCAGCGCCTCGGCGCCGAGGTGGTCTCCGCCAGGCACTTCGACACCTGGTGGAAGAAGACCCGGCGCGAACAGCCGGACCTGCTCAGCTTCGAGAAGTCGATGCTGATCAACGCCACCGCCGGGGACGTCAGCGCGGCCGACTACCCGGACACCTGGACCACGCCCGAGGGCATCCCGGTCAAACTGACCTACCAGTTCGAGCCGGGGGCCGACGCGGACGGCGTGACCGCGCACGTGCCGCTGCCGGTGCTGAACCAGGTCACCGCGGACGGGTTCGACTGGCAGGTGCCGGGGCTGCGCGAGGAACTGGTCACCGCGTTGATCAAGTCCCTGCCGAAGCCGATCCGCCGGAACTTCGTGCCCGCGCCGGACCACGCGAAGCTGGTGCTCTCGCGGGTGTCCCCGGCCGACGGCCCGCTGCTGGACGTGCTGGGCGACGAGCTGGAGGCGTTGCGCGGGGTGCCGGTGCCGCCGGAGTCGTGGCAGCCGGGCGCGGTGCCGGAGCACCTGAAGGTCACCTTCCGGGTGGTCGACGGCAAGAAGAAGCTCGCCGAGGGCAAGGACCTCGAAGCACTGCGGCAGCGGCTCACCGGTGAGCTGCGGGCGTCGATCTCGAAGGCGGCGGACAACGTCGAACGGGCCGGGCTCAGCTCACCCGCGTTCGGCGAGGTGCCGAAGGTGTTCGAGCGGAAGCAGCGCGGGCTCGAGGTCAAGGCGTACCCGGCGCTGGTGGACGAGGGCGAGACGGTCGCCGTCCGGATGCTCGAGACGCCCGCCGAGCAGGAGCACTCGATGTGGCTGGGCACGCGGAAGCTGTTGCGGCTCAACGTGCCCTCGCCGATGAAGTTCATCAACCGCAACCTGGGCAACCAGGCGAAGCTGGTGCTCAACCGCAATCCGCACGGCAGCGTCGCGGCCCTGCTGGAGGACTGCGTCAACTGCGCGATCGACGAGCTGATGGCCGCCGGCGGCGGGCCGACCTGGGACGAGGCCGGGTTCGCCGTGCTGCTGCAACGCGTGCGGGCCGGGCTGAACGCCACTGTGGTGCGCGTGCTCGCCGACGTGGAGCAGGTGCTGCGGGCGTCGATCGACGTGGAGACGCGGCTGACCGAGGTGCGCGGGCCCGCGCTGGCGGAGTCGCTCGCCGACATCCGCCAGCAGCTCGGCGAACTGGTCTTCCCGGGTTTTGTCACGGCCACCGGGTCGGCGCGGCTGCCGGACCTGGTGCGGTACCTGCGCGCGATCGAGCGGCGGCTGGACAAGCTGCCGAGCGACCCGGCCCGCGACGTGGAACGCCTGCGCGAGGTCCACTGGTTGAGAGACGAGTACAAATCCCTTGTGGACGCGCAACCGCGCGGTACATCCTCAGGCGCACTGCGGGACGTGCGCTGGATGATCGAGGAACTGCGGGTCAGTTTCTTCGCCCAGACGCTGCGCACCGCTTATCCGGTATCGGTGAAGCGGGTGCTGCGCGCGATGGACGACGCGGTGGTCCCCGCCGGTTAG
- a CDS encoding lactate 2-monooxygenase, whose product MTRFGGYQNEIYLQGLGGAKPLFSTDPTKLEDSASNLLDPAPFAYVAGGAGSAATVRANREAFDRWRIVPRMLTGATDRKLSVSVLGTELPAPVVLAPVGVQSIVHPDAESATARAAASLGLPMILSTASSTSIEEVAAANGAGPRWFQLYWPGDPDVCASILARAKKAGYSVLVVTLDTWTLAWRPADLDQAYLPFLNGEGMAVPFTDPAFRALLEKTPEEDPPSAILRWISLVTGSDRTWDQLTFLREHWDGPIVLKGIQHPDDARKAVDAGMDGIVVSNHGGRQVDGAIASLDALPGIAAAVGDRIEVLFDSGVRTGADVVKALALGAKAVLLGRPYIYGLAHAGEDGVRHVLRGLLADFDMTMGLSGNADVAGLNADVLARA is encoded by the coding sequence GTGACCCGGTTCGGCGGCTACCAGAACGAGATCTACCTGCAGGGACTCGGCGGCGCGAAGCCGCTGTTCTCGACCGACCCGACCAAGCTGGAGGACTCGGCGTCGAACCTGCTCGACCCGGCGCCCTTCGCCTACGTCGCCGGCGGCGCGGGTTCGGCGGCCACCGTGCGCGCCAACCGCGAGGCCTTCGACCGCTGGCGCATCGTGCCGCGCATGCTGACCGGGGCCACCGACCGGAAGCTGTCGGTCTCGGTGCTCGGCACCGAACTGCCGGCGCCGGTGGTGCTCGCGCCGGTCGGCGTGCAGTCGATCGTGCACCCCGACGCCGAGTCGGCCACCGCGCGGGCCGCCGCCTCGCTGGGCCTGCCGATGATCCTGTCCACCGCCTCGTCCACCTCCATCGAGGAGGTGGCCGCGGCGAACGGGGCCGGCCCGCGCTGGTTCCAGCTCTACTGGCCCGGTGATCCCGACGTCTGCGCGAGCATCCTGGCGCGGGCGAAGAAGGCGGGTTACTCGGTGCTGGTGGTCACCCTGGACACCTGGACGCTGGCCTGGCGCCCGGCCGACCTCGACCAGGCGTACCTGCCCTTCCTCAACGGCGAGGGCATGGCGGTGCCGTTCACCGACCCGGCCTTCCGCGCGCTGCTGGAGAAGACGCCGGAGGAGGACCCGCCCTCGGCGATCCTGCGCTGGATCTCGCTGGTCACCGGGTCCGACCGCACCTGGGACCAGCTGACCTTCCTGCGCGAGCACTGGGACGGCCCGATCGTGCTCAAGGGCATCCAGCACCCCGACGACGCGCGCAAGGCGGTGGACGCGGGCATGGACGGCATCGTGGTGTCCAACCACGGCGGCCGCCAGGTCGACGGCGCGATCGCCTCGCTGGACGCGCTGCCGGGCATCGCCGCCGCGGTCGGCGACCGGATCGAGGTGCTGTTCGACTCGGGCGTGCGCACCGGCGCCGACGTGGTCAAGGCGCTGGCACTGGGCGCGAAGGCGGTGCTGCTCGGCCGTCCGTACATCTACGGCCTCGCGCACGCCGGCGAGGACGGCGTCCGGCACGTGCTGCGCGGCCTGCTCGCCGACTTCGACATGACGATGGGCCTGTCAGGCAACGCCGACGTCGCCGGGCTGAACGCGGACGTCCTGGCCAGGGCGTAG
- a CDS encoding cation:proton antiporter, with translation MATGHALLAVGGAFLAAGVLARLGARIGLPTIPLFMLAGFLFGPNTPGLSLVDDPGEMSVLAGLGLVFLLFYLGLEFSLDDLVAGGKKLVGAGIGYLVLNIGGGLAFGFALGWGTREALVIAGAIGISSSAIVTKLLLETRRMNNPESRLIMGIIVIEDIFLALYLALLQPVLSGADDFTAALADFGKAFAFLLVLAALARWGGRLVSKLFGSADDELLTVCFVGVAVLGAALAEEVGVSDAIGAFMVGMMLGGSKVAPRIHKLVLPLRDAFGALFFFIFGLSIDPRAVGTVVVPVLVAVALTLVLNLAAGAFAAKLHAYDRQQGVNIGLTVLTRGEFSLVLATMATAAGLDARVAPFVAGYVLLLAIIGPLAVIRSEWLTRRLLPVNVRRQR, from the coding sequence ATGGCCACCGGTCATGCCCTGCTCGCCGTCGGCGGTGCCTTTCTCGCCGCCGGGGTGCTTGCCCGCCTCGGCGCCCGGATCGGGCTGCCCACCATCCCCCTGTTCATGCTGGCCGGCTTCCTGTTCGGCCCCAACACCCCCGGGCTGTCCCTTGTGGACGACCCGGGCGAGATGAGCGTGCTGGCCGGCCTCGGCCTGGTCTTCCTGCTGTTCTACCTCGGCCTCGAATTCTCCCTCGACGACCTGGTGGCGGGCGGCAAGAAGCTGGTCGGCGCCGGGATCGGCTACCTGGTGCTCAACATCGGCGGCGGGCTCGCCTTCGGCTTCGCGCTCGGGTGGGGCACCAGGGAGGCGCTGGTGATCGCCGGGGCCATCGGCATCTCGTCCTCCGCGATCGTGACCAAGCTCCTGCTGGAAACCCGGCGGATGAACAACCCCGAATCACGCCTGATCATGGGCATCATCGTGATCGAGGACATCTTCCTCGCGCTCTACCTCGCCCTGCTGCAGCCGGTGCTCAGCGGCGCCGACGACTTCACCGCCGCGCTCGCCGACTTCGGCAAGGCCTTCGCCTTCCTGCTGGTGCTCGCCGCGCTCGCGCGCTGGGGCGGCAGGCTGGTCTCGAAGCTGTTCGGCTCGGCCGACGACGAACTGCTCACCGTCTGCTTCGTCGGGGTCGCCGTGCTGGGCGCCGCGCTGGCCGAGGAGGTCGGCGTGTCCGACGCCATCGGCGCGTTCATGGTCGGCATGATGCTCGGCGGGTCCAAGGTCGCCCCGCGCATCCACAAGCTGGTCCTGCCGCTGCGCGACGCCTTCGGCGCCCTGTTCTTCTTCATCTTCGGCCTGAGCATCGACCCGCGTGCGGTCGGCACGGTGGTGGTGCCGGTGCTGGTCGCCGTCGCGCTCACCCTGGTGCTGAACCTGGCGGCCGGCGCCTTCGCCGCGAAACTGCACGCCTACGACCGGCAGCAGGGCGTCAACATCGGCCTGACCGTGCTCACCCGCGGCGAGTTCTCGCTGGTGCTGGCCACCATGGCCACCGCGGCCGGGCTGGACGCCAGGGTGGCGCCGTTCGTCGCGGGCTACGTGCTGCTGCTGGCGATCATCGGCCCGCTCGCGGTGATCCGTTCCGAGTGGCTCACCCGTAGGCTGCTGCCAGTGAACGTGAGGAGGCAGCGGTGA
- a CDS encoding multidrug effflux MFS transporter, with the protein MSTTEQVSAIEGVRPSKQRNLARYVLILGGLSAFGPLSIDMYLPALPVMTSELGTSDATLQLTLSAFIVGLAIGQIVIGPLSDAIGRRKPLVAGLAIYVVASVLCALSPTAELLIASRALQAVGAAAGIVIARATVRDLFSGIAMTRFFSMLMLVNGLAPILAPIVGGQVLNFTSWRGVFVVLTVFGALLLIISALFLPEPLAVENRRPAKFKPIMRTYGGLLRDRNFVGYALASGLLFGAVFAYIAGSSFALQDVYELSPQQYSLVFGLNGIGIVAMGQVNGRIVGRFSERALLRFGLGLASVGAVGILLATALHLSLAFVLPPLFLLISSIGLIMPNATSLAMAEHPRTAGSASALLGVLQFVVGGLATPLVGLGGQGSAVPMAVVMTGFTVAALAAFLTLPKRR; encoded by the coding sequence ATGAGTACTACCGAACAGGTTTCAGCGATCGAGGGCGTACGCCCGAGCAAGCAGCGGAACCTCGCGCGGTACGTCCTCATCCTCGGCGGCCTGTCCGCGTTCGGACCGCTGTCGATCGACATGTACCTGCCCGCGCTGCCGGTGATGACCAGCGAACTGGGCACCTCGGACGCCACCCTCCAGCTGACGCTCAGCGCGTTCATCGTCGGGCTGGCGATCGGGCAGATCGTGATCGGCCCGCTCTCGGACGCGATCGGCCGCCGCAAGCCGCTGGTCGCCGGGCTGGCGATCTACGTGGTGGCCTCGGTGCTCTGCGCGCTCAGCCCGACCGCGGAACTGCTGATCGCCTCACGCGCGCTGCAGGCGGTCGGCGCGGCGGCGGGCATCGTGATCGCCAGGGCCACCGTGCGCGACCTGTTCTCCGGGATCGCGATGACGCGGTTCTTCTCGATGCTGATGCTGGTCAACGGGCTGGCTCCGATCCTGGCGCCGATCGTCGGCGGCCAGGTGCTCAACTTCACCTCGTGGCGCGGCGTTTTCGTGGTGCTGACCGTGTTCGGCGCGCTGCTGCTGATCATCTCCGCGTTGTTCCTGCCCGAACCGCTGGCGGTGGAGAACCGGCGCCCGGCGAAGTTCAAGCCGATCATGCGGACCTACGGCGGCCTGCTGCGCGACCGGAACTTCGTCGGGTACGCCCTCGCCTCCGGGCTGCTGTTCGGCGCGGTGTTCGCCTACATCGCCGGTTCGTCGTTCGCACTGCAGGACGTCTACGAGCTGAGCCCGCAGCAGTACAGCCTGGTGTTCGGCCTGAACGGGATCGGCATCGTGGCGATGGGACAGGTCAACGGCCGGATCGTCGGCCGGTTCAGCGAGCGCGCGCTGCTGCGCTTCGGGCTCGGCCTGGCCAGCGTCGGCGCGGTCGGCATCCTGCTGGCGACCGCGCTGCACCTTTCGCTGGCCTTCGTGCTGCCGCCGCTGTTCCTGCTGATCTCCAGCATCGGGCTGATCATGCCGAACGCGACCTCGCTGGCGATGGCCGAGCACCCGCGCACCGCCGGTTCGGCTTCGGCGCTGCTCGGCGTGCTGCAGTTCGTGGTCGGCGGGCTGGCCACGCCGCTGGTCGGGCTGGGCGGTCAGGGGTCAGCGGTGCCGATGGCGGTGGTGATGACCGGGTTCACGGTCGCCGCGCTGGCCGCCTTCCTCACGCTGCCGAAGCGACGGTGA
- a CDS encoding NAD(P)/FAD-dependent oxidoreductase: MSEPQRIVIIGGGLAGAGAAAALRERGYPGEVLLFGADAHRPYELPALSKGLLIGDAEEPDWVRDQNFYTEHDVALHLGTRVTRIELGARLVLDAAGGEHRYDRLLLATGSKPRSLPVRGADLTGIHTLRTLDDALALRAAFAKADRVVIVGSGWIGSEAAAAARKHGAEVTVVGMETTPLESVLGPEVGGVFRDLHTEQGVRWRLGTSVADFVGDEGAVTGVRLTDGSVLEADVVLVAVGAAPETGLAHAAGLDLSEDGGVCVDAFLRTAAPDIYAAGDVASQFHPKYDRRIRVEHWANAKNQGEHAAANMLGDHEPYQRAPYFFSDQYDLGCEYRGLANLDTDRLVVRGDLAGREFLAFWLNENRVTAAMNVNIWDSGDALKHLVDTGTPVTDDQLLQGDLSAIA, from the coding sequence ATGTCCGAACCCCAGCGAATCGTGATCATCGGCGGCGGCCTGGCCGGTGCCGGCGCCGCCGCTGCCCTGCGTGAACGCGGTTATCCGGGGGAGGTGCTGCTGTTCGGCGCGGACGCGCACCGGCCGTACGAACTGCCCGCGTTGTCGAAGGGGCTGTTGATCGGGGACGCCGAGGAGCCCGACTGGGTCCGCGACCAGAACTTCTACACCGAGCACGACGTGGCGCTGCACCTCGGGACCAGGGTGACCCGGATCGAGCTGGGCGCGCGGCTGGTGCTCGACGCCGCCGGTGGGGAGCACCGGTACGACCGGCTGCTGCTGGCCACCGGTTCGAAGCCGCGCTCGCTGCCGGTGCGCGGCGCGGACCTGACCGGGATCCACACGCTGCGCACCCTCGACGACGCGCTCGCGCTGCGGGCCGCGTTCGCCAAGGCGGACCGGGTGGTGATCGTCGGTTCGGGCTGGATCGGTTCGGAGGCCGCCGCGGCGGCGCGCAAGCACGGGGCCGAGGTGACCGTGGTCGGGATGGAGACGACGCCGTTGGAGAGCGTGCTCGGCCCCGAGGTCGGCGGGGTGTTCCGCGATCTGCACACCGAGCAGGGCGTGCGGTGGCGGCTGGGCACGTCGGTCGCGGACTTCGTCGGGGACGAGGGCGCGGTCACCGGCGTGCGGCTGACCGACGGTTCGGTGCTGGAGGCGGACGTGGTGCTGGTGGCGGTCGGTGCCGCCCCGGAAACCGGCCTGGCCCACGCGGCGGGCCTGGACCTGTCGGAGGACGGCGGTGTCTGCGTGGATGCCTTCCTGCGCACGGCCGCGCCGGACATCTACGCCGCCGGGGACGTGGCTTCCCAGTTCCACCCGAAGTACGACCGGCGCATCCGGGTCGAACACTGGGCCAACGCCAAGAACCAAGGCGAACACGCCGCTGCGAACATGCTGGGCGACCACGAGCCGTACCAGCGCGCGCCGTACTTCTTCAGCGACCAATACGACCTGGGCTGCGAATACCGCGGCCTGGCCAACCTGGACACCGACCGCCTGGTGGTCCGCGGCGACCTGGCCGGCCGTGAGTTCCTGGCCTTCTGGCTGAACGAAAACCGCGTAACCGCCGCCATGAACGTCAACATCTGGGACAGCGGCGACGCGCTGAAACACCTGGTGGACACCGGCACCCCCGTCACCGACGACCAACTCCTCCAGGGTGATCTCTCCGCCATCGCCTGA
- a CDS encoding SDR family oxidoreductase gives MTSYFVTGATGFLGKRLVGRLLARRGTETVYALVRETSRGRLTALAQRWPNADRLVPVTGDLTEPGLGVDPAALGRVDHLVHLGAVYDFTATEQANRDANVDGTRHALELAAATGARVHHVSSIAVAGNHAGRFTEADFDLGQGFESPYHATKFEAEKLVRESGLSHTVYRPSAVVGDSRTGEMDKIDGPYYFLPAISRLAALPRRLPLAGPDLGATNLVPVDYVVAAMDHLMHTELPSGSTFHLASPRPQSLTEVYNAFARAAGGPRIAAHVPGADLLRSAGHLAASGVDRLPGGRSARRAVLEELGIPMQVLPHLSMAVRFDTEATTAALAGSGLELPALRDYAKPLYDYWLANLDPDRARRGERLRGRTVLVTGASSGIGKASALAIAERGAKVLLVARRADELGRVRDEIRAAGGEAHCHPCDLTDGDAVDALVKDVLADHGAVDMLVNNAGRSIRRSVLLSTERFHDFERTMAINYFGPVRLILGLLPSMADRGFGHVVNVTTQGLQTDTPRFAAYLASKAALEEFGLAAGRETLSDGITFSSVRMPLVRTDMIAPTGLYRTLPAASPETAAKLVVKALERRPEILNRVEGTAAELATRTAPRLARLAAHLVYRVVPESAPEARTKPRPPLASVAGAVTRLVWRRRA, from the coding sequence ATGACCAGCTACTTCGTCACCGGTGCCACCGGCTTCCTGGGTAAGCGCCTGGTCGGGCGCCTGCTGGCCCGGCGCGGCACGGAAACCGTGTACGCGCTGGTCCGCGAGACCTCGCGGGGCAGGCTGACCGCGCTGGCCCAGCGGTGGCCCAACGCCGACCGGCTGGTGCCGGTCACCGGCGACCTGACCGAACCAGGCCTCGGCGTGGATCCCGCCGCGCTGGGCCGCGTCGACCACCTGGTGCACCTCGGCGCGGTCTACGACTTCACCGCCACCGAGCAGGCGAACCGCGACGCCAACGTCGACGGCACGCGGCACGCGCTGGAACTGGCCGCCGCGACCGGCGCCCGGGTGCACCACGTGTCCTCGATCGCCGTCGCGGGCAACCACGCCGGCCGGTTCACCGAGGCCGACTTCGACCTGGGTCAGGGGTTCGAATCCCCGTACCACGCGACCAAGTTCGAAGCGGAGAAGCTGGTCCGCGAGAGCGGGCTCTCGCACACCGTCTACCGGCCGTCCGCGGTGGTCGGCGACTCGCGCACCGGCGAGATGGACAAGATCGACGGGCCGTACTACTTCCTCCCGGCGATCTCGCGGCTGGCCGCGCTCCCCCGACGGCTGCCGCTGGCCGGTCCCGATCTCGGCGCCACCAACCTGGTGCCGGTCGACTACGTGGTCGCCGCGATGGACCACCTGATGCACACCGAACTCCCCTCCGGCAGCACCTTCCACCTGGCTTCGCCGCGACCGCAGTCGCTGACCGAGGTGTACAACGCGTTCGCGCGGGCGGCGGGCGGGCCCCGCATCGCCGCGCACGTGCCGGGCGCGGACCTGCTGCGATCCGCCGGGCACCTCGCCGCGAGCGGGGTCGACCGGCTGCCGGGCGGCCGGTCCGCCCGCCGCGCGGTGCTCGAAGAACTCGGCATCCCGATGCAGGTCCTGCCGCACCTGAGCATGGCGGTCCGGTTCGACACCGAGGCGACCACCGCCGCGCTGGCGGGCAGCGGCCTCGAACTGCCCGCGCTGCGCGACTACGCCAAACCGCTCTACGACTACTGGCTGGCGAACCTGGACCCGGACCGCGCCCGCCGCGGCGAGCGCCTGCGCGGGCGGACCGTGCTGGTCACCGGCGCGTCCTCGGGCATCGGGAAGGCGTCCGCGCTGGCCATCGCCGAACGCGGCGCCAAGGTGCTGCTGGTCGCCCGTCGCGCCGACGAACTGGGCCGCGTGCGCGACGAGATCCGTGCCGCGGGCGGCGAGGCCCACTGCCACCCCTGCGACCTGACCGACGGCGACGCGGTGGACGCGCTGGTCAAGGACGTGCTCGCCGACCACGGCGCGGTGGACATGCTGGTGAACAACGCCGGCCGGTCGATCCGCCGCTCGGTGCTGCTGTCCACCGAGCGCTTCCACGACTTCGAGCGCACCATGGCGATCAACTACTTCGGCCCGGTGCGGTTGATCCTCGGCCTGCTGCCGTCGATGGCGGACCGCGGGTTCGGCCACGTGGTGAACGTGACCACCCAGGGCCTGCAGACCGACACCCCGCGCTTCGCCGCGTACCTGGCGTCCAAGGCGGCGCTGGAGGAGTTCGGCCTGGCGGCGGGCCGCGAGACGCTGTCCGACGGCATCACCTTCAGTTCGGTGCGCATGCCGCTGGTCCGCACCGACATGATCGCGCCGACCGGGCTGTACCGGACGCTGCCCGCGGCCAGTCCCGAAACCGCGGCGAAACTGGTGGTCAAGGCCTTGGAACGGCGACCGGAGATCCTGAACCGGGTGGAGGGCACGGCGGCGGAGCTGGCCACGCGCACCGCACCCCGGCTGGCCCGGCTCGCCGCGCACCTGGTCTACCGCGTGGTGCCGGAGTCCGCCCCGGAAGCCAGGACCAAGCCGCGGCCGCCGCTGGCCTCGGTGGCGGGCGCGGTCACACGCCTGGTGTGGCGCCGCCGTGCGTGA